From a single Spongiibacter taiwanensis genomic region:
- a CDS encoding transglutaminase-like domain-containing protein, translated as MNRLHLHPRAWGATLALSLLWGCAAAPSYQPMPTSHWQTISFDGSKIGHMQRQRTAHNNRVVTESWMRLKLQQPGTGISDSETHLRYEETRQGAPVSITKRLATDSANAEMRAEVNDGVLVVRQSKGDRPQTFTLPADFMLPEGRRLALLAQQGDQRQLSYSDWSFSEMRFERYQLLAERLGASGAASTDNPRWRLQRSRLDNAHSPASTLFSDAEFIVMNEYSQSAGKAFAMERCDQACALADFTPQTHVYRHLIRSPYRITENALAGTIRYQIHAPDSLRPPTTSEQTVTPIAGGWQIEVCEACGQEAPPEPSALGGFLQASYWLNPLDPALAAIAAPYRDSREYDVASVMTRLSRQVTRHMSEVADYAGYANAAEAWTNRTGDCTEHALVLASLGRAAGIPTRVALGLAYNNDRFLGRRFVFVPHMWVQAWTGTRWQSFDSALGDFNAGYITLDLSQGEASALIEMNAKLHQLKVISAMQVRKKAEEN; from the coding sequence ATGAATAGACTTCATTTGCACCCCCGCGCCTGGGGCGCGACCCTGGCGCTTTCCTTGCTCTGGGGCTGCGCCGCGGCGCCGTCCTACCAGCCCATGCCAACCAGCCATTGGCAAACGATCAGCTTTGACGGCAGTAAAATTGGGCACATGCAGCGGCAGCGTACCGCGCACAATAACAGGGTAGTGACCGAATCCTGGATGCGCCTGAAACTGCAGCAGCCCGGCACCGGCATCAGCGACAGCGAGACTCACCTCCGCTACGAAGAGACTCGCCAAGGCGCCCCCGTGTCGATTACCAAACGCTTAGCGACGGACAGCGCCAATGCCGAAATGCGCGCCGAGGTGAATGACGGCGTTCTCGTCGTTCGCCAGAGCAAAGGCGACCGGCCACAAACCTTTACCTTACCGGCGGATTTTATGCTGCCCGAGGGCCGGCGACTGGCCCTGCTGGCCCAGCAGGGTGACCAGCGGCAGCTGAGCTACAGTGACTGGAGTTTCAGTGAAATGCGCTTTGAGCGGTATCAGCTGTTGGCGGAGCGACTCGGCGCGTCCGGCGCGGCGAGTACCGACAACCCTCGCTGGCGCCTGCAACGCAGCCGATTAGATAACGCGCATTCACCCGCAAGCACGTTATTTAGCGATGCCGAATTTATTGTAATGAATGAGTACAGCCAAAGTGCCGGCAAAGCCTTCGCCATGGAGCGCTGCGATCAGGCGTGCGCACTGGCCGACTTCACACCGCAAACCCATGTATACCGCCATCTGATTCGCTCGCCCTATCGCATCACCGAGAACGCATTGGCAGGCACCATCCGTTATCAGATCCACGCCCCTGACAGCCTGCGCCCACCAACAACGAGCGAGCAGACAGTGACCCCGATTGCAGGCGGGTGGCAGATTGAAGTGTGCGAAGCGTGTGGTCAGGAAGCGCCCCCTGAACCCTCGGCGTTAGGCGGTTTTCTCCAGGCAAGTTACTGGCTCAATCCATTGGACCCGGCCCTCGCCGCAATCGCCGCCCCCTACCGGGACAGCCGTGAATATGACGTTGCTAGCGTTATGACTCGCCTCAGCCGCCAGGTTACCCGTCATATGAGCGAGGTGGCCGACTACGCCGGCTACGCCAATGCCGCCGAAGCCTGGACCAATCGCACAGGTGACTGCACCGAGCACGCGCTGGTGCTGGCCAGCCTGGGACGGGCTGCTGGCATTCCAACCCGAGTTGCCTTGGGACTGGCCTACAATAACGACCGTTTTCTCGGACGCCGCTTCGTCTTCGTACCCCATATGTGGGTTCAGGCCTGGACAGGAACACGCTGGCAGAGCTTCGACAGCGCACTTGGCGATTTCAATGCCGGATACATCACTCTGGACCTGAGCCAGGGTGAGGCATCTGCATTAATCGAAATGAACGCAAAACTGCACCAGCTGAAGGTTATTTCAGCGATGCAGGTGCGTAAAAAAGCAGAGGAGAACTGA
- a CDS encoding Crp/Fnr family transcriptional regulator: protein MSGRLNIDTSRPKGGLAGAGSSSVGNCSSCVHRFSCLPKPLVDGPYLPIFESAIIAEHSIKEGDVLFSHGTPFRSVYVVKSGSLKSTYGESSAVSGFFFSGAVLGIDGFTSGHYSGDLIALESSRVCEVYFEKLLELSVRFPDLQRHVFHLLSEHVAEVLRMNSVMRSGSVEQRTAAFLIGISDLYNKQRLSRSDVVLPMSRPDISQFLGVSPESLSRALSALGKKRLIKVFNRRVSFVDIDALRDFCQP, encoded by the coding sequence ATGAGTGGACGACTAAACATCGACACCTCGCGCCCCAAGGGTGGGCTTGCGGGTGCCGGCTCGTCGTCGGTCGGAAACTGCTCCTCCTGCGTGCATCGTTTCTCATGCCTTCCCAAGCCCTTGGTGGATGGCCCCTATCTGCCAATTTTTGAAAGTGCCATTATTGCTGAGCACAGCATTAAAGAGGGCGACGTACTCTTTAGTCACGGTACCCCCTTCCGTTCGGTGTATGTGGTGAAATCGGGGTCGTTAAAATCGACCTACGGCGAAAGTAGTGCCGTCTCTGGCTTTTTCTTTTCTGGCGCGGTGCTCGGGATTGATGGCTTTACCAGTGGGCATTACTCGGGCGATTTGATCGCACTGGAGAGCAGCCGGGTGTGCGAGGTGTATTTCGAAAAACTGCTTGAGCTGTCCGTTCGCTTTCCCGATTTACAACGACATGTTTTTCACCTGCTGAGCGAGCATGTTGCAGAAGTGTTGCGTATGAACAGTGTAATGCGCAGTGGTAGCGTTGAGCAGCGCACAGCTGCATTTTTGATAGGTATTTCAGATCTTTACAACAAGCAGCGGCTTTCTCGCTCGGATGTAGTCTTGCCTATGTCTCGGCCGGATATCAGCCAGTTTCTCGGTGTTTCGCCAGAGTCCCTCAGTCGGGCGCTGTCTGCCCTAGGTAAAAAACGCTTGATCAAAGTCTTCAATCGACGGGTTTCCTTCGTCGATATCGATGCTCTTCGGGATTTCTGTCAGCCCTGA
- a CDS encoding EAL domain-containing protein yields MSNLQEVELNDFRPRLAESEVYLNYCNHKMSQRFVPMVGLQDGRMVAVYCETKWRNESDRPTDPSALLELVFGTLFSVADDFQKAADGCPLILSVRFSEVTSLFVDKLFSASIKAGTPLSKIVLELSEIRESNLTPDLINNLRMLRRVGVNLAMRKTSRLVTPDKVITQLPLNIVSYTKAAIDPGGGSREEKMAALQAHKKAGVSVAMDGVDFVGEWQAARSLGVDFCQGEFVCPSVTKSQLMRWFAGWKKVSVILCA; encoded by the coding sequence ATGAGCAATCTGCAAGAAGTTGAATTGAACGATTTCCGCCCTCGCCTGGCTGAGTCAGAAGTCTACTTAAACTACTGTAATCACAAGATGAGTCAGCGTTTTGTGCCGATGGTCGGTTTGCAGGATGGCCGCATGGTTGCGGTGTATTGCGAGACGAAATGGCGCAATGAGTCCGATCGTCCTACTGATCCGTCGGCGCTATTGGAGTTGGTTTTCGGCACGCTGTTTTCGGTCGCGGATGACTTCCAAAAGGCTGCGGATGGCTGTCCCCTGATACTGTCGGTGCGCTTTAGTGAAGTCACTAGTCTGTTCGTCGACAAACTGTTCAGTGCGTCGATCAAGGCGGGAACGCCATTGTCAAAAATCGTGCTGGAGCTGTCGGAAATTCGGGAAAGCAATCTTACGCCAGACCTGATCAATAACCTGCGCATGTTACGCCGGGTCGGTGTGAACCTGGCGATGCGAAAAACTTCTCGCCTGGTGACCCCCGACAAAGTGATTACCCAGCTGCCGCTGAATATTGTCAGCTATACCAAGGCGGCTATTGATCCCGGCGGCGGCAGCCGAGAGGAAAAAATGGCCGCCCTCCAAGCGCACAAAAAGGCCGGGGTGTCGGTGGCGATGGATGGTGTGGATTTTGTCGGGGAATGGCAGGCCGCCCGGTCGCTTGGTGTGGATTTTTGTCAGGGCGAGTTTGTGTGCCCATCGGTGACCAAGAGTCAGTTGATGCGCTGGTTTGCCGGCTGGAAAAAGGTGTCGGTAATTTTGTGTGCATGA
- a CDS encoding HopJ type III effector protein has product MSQQELIDRLHRGPVAFATVMAFIDSHYRFEPTAFHNGEQVNEAGSNNGSCKIFAFAQLAGLTEAATLNAFGDYYVKDVLGNPDGSDHGNIRNFMRFGWAGIAFDGAPLQPQ; this is encoded by the coding sequence ATGTCCCAGCAAGAACTGATCGATCGTCTTCATCGTGGTCCCGTTGCATTTGCAACCGTGATGGCCTTTATCGACAGCCACTACCGATTTGAACCCACAGCCTTTCACAATGGCGAGCAAGTTAACGAGGCGGGGAGCAATAATGGGTCGTGCAAGATATTTGCCTTTGCCCAGCTGGCCGGTCTCACGGAGGCCGCGACATTGAATGCCTTTGGTGATTACTACGTGAAGGATGTGCTGGGCAACCCGGACGGGAGCGATCACGGCAATATCCGCAATTTTATGCGCTTCGGCTGGGCTGGTATTGCTTTCGATGGAGCGCCACTGCAGCCCCAATAA
- a CDS encoding Rrf2 family transcriptional regulator: protein MKLTKQTDFAFRTLLFLASKPGEQLSSIQQVCDFYDISTNHVSKVVMRLVRLGYIEAVRGKGGGIRLGRPPEQIQLLDVVTEFETTLRPINCSEQPCKVIRSCRLKSVLGSAMQAFMDALSGYTLADMIDDDLQAVVLAG from the coding sequence ATGAAACTCACGAAGCAGACTGACTTTGCGTTTCGGACCCTGCTGTTTCTGGCCAGCAAACCCGGCGAGCAGCTCTCAAGCATTCAGCAAGTCTGTGATTTTTATGACATTTCCACCAACCACGTATCCAAAGTGGTGATGAGACTGGTGCGCCTGGGCTACATTGAGGCCGTTCGCGGCAAGGGCGGTGGCATCCGGCTTGGCCGTCCCCCTGAGCAAATTCAGTTACTGGACGTAGTAACCGAGTTCGAGACCACACTCAGGCCCATCAATTGCAGCGAACAGCCCTGCAAAGTCATCCGCAGCTGTCGCCTCAAAAGCGTTTTGGGCTCGGCAATGCAGGCCTTTATGGACGCCCTGTCGGGTTACACCCTGGCGGATATGATCGACGACGACCTACAGGCGGTCGTACTGGCCGGCTAA
- a CDS encoding sensor domain-containing diguanylate cyclase — MRMPADGNISEAVTKALSDMDELSSSHNLLCSNLAAMTDEFAAFVCPTPVILTTENLRILYMNAAAEVIFGKRNVGAVRSLRSENLISYVISNTAAFIEWVNEEPDTGFELVLLARNFTRFLVFVKSRYVDDRKLYAFSFVPSSVFMSDSVTSQACQTVFQYARVAIYITDESRHIIATNPAFDELFEMPGAHLVGKPDELLYEEAGGSAVLEKALSTVDERRFWKGRIKAVKANGTDFMANLHVLSTPGAIGVGGAAYLFMLEDVQEQVDIENSLRQAAETDSLTGLSNRAGFGKYFEQVFSEAMRKGESLTILFFDLDGFKTVNDRYGHPMGDKLLSLVAKRLRSNLKQSDFIARMGGDEFVIVMQSDSEKAAATAVASKVLEKLAAAYFIDGVEIRCTASIGIATYPNDGTSADLILEAADSAMYRSKECRGNTFTFCSDF; from the coding sequence ATGCGGATGCCGGCGGATGGCAATATTTCGGAAGCAGTCACTAAGGCCTTGTCGGATATGGACGAGCTGTCCTCATCCCACAACCTGCTGTGTTCGAATCTTGCGGCGATGACGGATGAGTTTGCCGCATTTGTTTGCCCCACGCCGGTAATTTTAACCACTGAAAACCTCCGAATTCTGTACATGAACGCGGCGGCAGAGGTCATTTTTGGCAAGCGCAACGTGGGGGCTGTGCGCAGCCTGCGCTCTGAGAATCTGATCAGCTATGTGATCAGTAACACGGCTGCGTTCATCGAATGGGTGAACGAAGAGCCGGATACCGGCTTTGAGCTGGTACTGCTGGCCCGCAATTTCACGCGCTTTCTGGTGTTTGTAAAGAGCCGGTACGTGGATGACCGTAAACTTTATGCCTTCAGCTTTGTCCCCAGTTCCGTCTTTATGTCGGATTCGGTAACCAGTCAGGCGTGTCAGACGGTTTTTCAGTATGCGCGGGTGGCGATCTACATTACCGACGAAAGCCGCCATATTATCGCTACTAACCCTGCTTTTGATGAGCTGTTTGAAATGCCGGGAGCCCATCTTGTCGGCAAGCCAGATGAATTGCTCTATGAAGAGGCGGGTGGCAGTGCGGTGCTGGAAAAGGCCCTGTCGACGGTGGATGAGCGGCGCTTTTGGAAAGGCCGAATCAAGGCGGTCAAGGCCAACGGCACTGACTTTATGGCCAATCTGCATGTTCTGTCGACGCCGGGCGCCATCGGGGTTGGTGGTGCCGCTTATCTGTTTATGCTGGAGGATGTTCAGGAACAGGTCGATATCGAGAACTCTCTGCGCCAGGCCGCCGAGACCGACTCGTTAACCGGGCTCAGCAATCGCGCCGGTTTTGGCAAGTATTTTGAGCAGGTGTTTTCCGAAGCCATGAGAAAGGGGGAGAGCCTGACAATCCTCTTTTTTGATCTGGATGGCTTTAAAACCGTAAACGACCGGTACGGCCACCCAATGGGGGATAAGTTGCTCAGCCTGGTGGCGAAGCGCTTGCGGTCCAATTTGAAGCAATCGGATTTTATTGCCCGGATGGGCGGCGATGAATTTGTTATTGTGATGCAGTCTGATAGCGAAAAGGCGGCGGCCACCGCGGTAGCATCGAAAGTATTGGAGAAATTGGCTGCAGCGTATTTTATTGATGGTGTGGAAATTCGGTGCACCGCCAGCATTGGGATCGCCACTTACCCAAATGATGGTACCTCTGCGGATTTGATCCTTGAGGCGGCAGATTCGGCAATGTATCGATCGAAGGAGTGTCGGGGCAATACGTTTACGTTTTGCTCCGATTTCTAA
- a CDS encoding CheR family methyltransferase encodes MSRKSETDEDNNVSVEGAKVEEVVTESVEPLDGAQDVEPDGYFSDDQEMTEIIRRQEDKDGLIVVGVGASAGGLEALQSMVSKIPESSGLCFIIAQHLSPSYRSMMVGLLEKDSTIPVVAAADGIVLQANRIYICPPNHNIELASGDVIRLTSYPDVRHTPRPSVDMLFESIAMVKGENAVGVILSGTGSDGARGIRTIKAEGGIGIVQDPSSAKYDGMPNAACNATRIDLIVSPDQVGPEVLELLAFPRVRSEDPDAIISREVYGSILRLLKVHCDVDFRLYKENTILRRIERRMATLKIKKAVDYLTHLQNHKEEINFLFNEMLIGVTSFFRDSRAFELLRSELETYIKNKEGNTLRIWSVGCSTGEEAYSIAMIVADILGDKFEEWKIQIFATDIDKRSIAFARNGVYPEVAAQNMPQKIRENYLTVKQDQFEVVKGIKSRVIFSLHDVNKDPPFLRLDFICCRNLMIYFTVELQRQLLPVFHYALKPKGLLMLGQSESIGVFQEQFRPISKTGKLYESVYVGKSIPPERHIRNVFHVEDIDQRSILPSAVVKSSSPSRSTDDLFPEVIASKLKELLYPNSIVINENQDIVYVQGDNPLLVRPEGKPTNNIFKNLNGRLAVDLRSALHELDNGKEVADTGYLSLDVSGEDHWVKLVLVKAILGGPLGALTIIYCSVESPRALPISAGEKSASSEAALLEQQRLLARTKEQLQNVIEQLEASNEEMQSMNEELQSSNEELQSSNEELETTNEELQSTNEELQTAYSELRVAYEDKEAQQKELLKLRSELEQANSLLEEAERIGRTGSWLWDIDSRKINWSRGCYRIFGLDEKVFHPSFEAFIGVAHPEDRNRLEQHLTDLLHNRARQPFIFRAQDSDRNTIVVSMEALVSFNDLKQATKVMGSITDVTERISYERDTVQQKDKIGFILNSNLNGIYIYDIQTEGVDYSNSRFLELLGYDIEASNEEVIGGEFLELFHPDDQEKVIALFERIKTSRPGETFSLEYSLKKADGDYLTVSANHTVFQINDSSGEAERILVNFFPGAK; translated from the coding sequence ATGAGTCGTAAGTCGGAAACAGACGAAGATAATAACGTAAGCGTGGAAGGCGCAAAGGTGGAGGAGGTGGTGACCGAATCCGTCGAGCCGCTGGATGGCGCGCAAGACGTCGAGCCCGATGGTTATTTTAGCGACGATCAGGAAATGACGGAGATCATTCGGCGCCAGGAGGACAAGGACGGCTTGATTGTCGTCGGTGTTGGCGCCAGCGCGGGCGGTCTTGAGGCCCTGCAGTCCATGGTCTCCAAGATCCCGGAGTCATCGGGTCTGTGTTTTATTATTGCCCAGCATTTGTCGCCCTCTTATCGCAGCATGATGGTGGGGCTGCTGGAAAAAGATTCCACCATTCCCGTGGTGGCTGCCGCCGATGGTATTGTGCTGCAGGCAAACCGCATCTATATCTGCCCCCCCAATCACAATATTGAGTTGGCCTCCGGCGACGTTATCCGGCTGACCAGCTATCCCGATGTGCGCCATACGCCGAGGCCATCGGTGGATATGCTGTTTGAATCCATTGCCATGGTGAAAGGCGAGAACGCCGTGGGTGTTATCCTTTCGGGCACCGGTAGCGACGGCGCAAGAGGCATCCGCACCATCAAGGCTGAAGGCGGTATTGGCATTGTTCAGGACCCGAGCTCAGCGAAGTACGACGGGATGCCCAACGCGGCGTGCAACGCCACTCGCATTGACCTGATTGTGTCACCCGATCAGGTGGGGCCAGAAGTGCTCGAGCTGCTCGCCTTTCCCCGGGTGCGCTCGGAAGACCCCGACGCCATTATCTCTCGTGAGGTGTACGGCTCGATCCTGCGGCTATTGAAAGTCCACTGCGATGTAGATTTTCGCTTGTATAAGGAAAACACCATCCTCCGCCGCATCGAGCGGCGCATGGCGACGCTGAAGATCAAGAAAGCGGTGGATTACCTGACTCACCTGCAAAATCATAAGGAAGAGATCAACTTTCTGTTCAACGAAATGTTGATTGGTGTGACCTCCTTCTTTCGGGATTCCCGGGCTTTCGAGCTGTTGCGCTCTGAGCTGGAAACCTACATCAAAAACAAAGAGGGCAATACCCTGCGGATCTGGTCTGTGGGCTGCTCAACCGGTGAAGAAGCCTACTCCATTGCGATGATTGTTGCCGATATTCTGGGCGACAAGTTTGAAGAGTGGAAAATCCAGATATTTGCGACGGACATCGATAAGCGTTCGATCGCCTTCGCTCGAAACGGGGTTTATCCAGAAGTAGCCGCCCAAAATATGCCGCAGAAAATTCGCGAGAATTATCTGACGGTGAAGCAGGATCAATTTGAGGTAGTAAAAGGCATCAAATCACGGGTGATTTTCTCTCTCCACGATGTCAATAAGGATCCACCGTTTCTGCGTCTGGACTTTATCTGCTGTCGCAACCTGATGATTTATTTCACAGTTGAGTTGCAGCGTCAGCTGCTGCCGGTGTTCCATTACGCGCTCAAGCCAAAGGGGCTGTTGATGCTGGGGCAGTCCGAATCTATCGGTGTGTTCCAGGAGCAGTTTCGTCCCATTTCCAAAACTGGCAAGCTCTACGAGAGTGTCTACGTTGGAAAATCCATACCGCCAGAGCGGCATATTCGCAATGTTTTTCATGTTGAGGATATTGATCAGCGCAGCATCCTGCCCTCGGCTGTAGTGAAAAGCAGTTCACCCAGTCGCAGCACCGACGACCTGTTTCCGGAGGTGATTGCCAGTAAGCTCAAGGAGCTGCTGTACCCCAATTCAATCGTTATTAATGAAAATCAGGACATTGTTTACGTGCAGGGCGACAACCCCCTGTTGGTTCGTCCCGAGGGTAAACCCACCAATAACATCTTTAAAAACTTGAATGGCCGCTTGGCGGTGGATTTGCGCTCGGCGCTGCACGAGCTGGATAACGGCAAAGAAGTGGCCGATACCGGCTACTTGTCACTGGATGTGAGCGGCGAAGACCATTGGGTCAAGCTGGTGCTGGTCAAGGCCATTCTCGGCGGCCCTCTGGGGGCGTTGACAATCATCTATTGCAGCGTGGAGTCACCCAGAGCACTGCCCATCAGCGCCGGCGAGAAATCGGCCTCTTCGGAAGCAGCTTTGCTGGAACAGCAGCGCTTACTGGCCCGTACTAAGGAGCAATTGCAAAACGTCATCGAGCAGTTGGAAGCCTCCAACGAAGAAATGCAATCGATGAACGAGGAGTTGCAAAGCTCCAACGAAGAGCTGCAGAGCTCTAATGAGGAGCTCGAAACCACTAACGAAGAACTGCAGTCCACTAACGAAGAATTGCAGACAGCCTATTCGGAACTGCGGGTCGCCTACGAAGACAAGGAAGCCCAGCAAAAAGAGTTGCTGAAGCTGCGTTCTGAACTGGAGCAAGCCAACAGTCTGCTTGAAGAAGCAGAGCGTATCGGTCGGACGGGGTCCTGGTTGTGGGATATCGACAGCCGCAAAATCAATTGGAGCCGCGGCTGCTATCGGATTTTTGGTCTGGATGAAAAAGTGTTCCATCCGTCCTTTGAGGCCTTTATCGGGGTGGCGCATCCTGAAGACCGCAACCGGCTTGAGCAGCACCTGACGGATCTACTTCATAACCGCGCCCGTCAGCCCTTTATCTTCCGGGCGCAAGACAGCGATCGCAATACCATTGTGGTGTCTATGGAGGCCCTGGTCTCCTTCAACGATCTAAAACAGGCCACCAAGGTAATGGGCAGCATTACCGACGTGACCGAGCGTATTTCTTACGAGCGCGATACCGTTCAGCAGAAGGACAAGATTGGCTTTATTCTCAACAGTAACTTGAATGGAATCTACATTTACGACATTCAGACGGAAGGAGTGGACTACAGTAACAGCCGTTTCCTTGAATTGCTGGGTTATGACATCGAAGCCTCAAATGAAGAGGTAATCGGCGGCGAGTTTCTAGAGTTGTTCCACCCGGATGATCAGGAAAAGGTAATCGCGCTGTTCGAGCGAATTAAAACCAGTCGCCCTGGCGAGACTTTCAGCCTGGAATATAGTCTGAAAAAAGCGGATGGGGATTACCTGACGGTGTCTGCCAACCACACGGTGTTCCAGATTAACGACAGCAGCGGTGAGGCCGAGCGCATTCTTGTTAACTTTTTTCCCGGGGCTAAGTGA
- a CDS encoding alpha/beta fold hydrolase, with translation MLIEQHEDFGRGKASYYESESNAATSPPRPTLHFSAANGFSVAAYQHFLDQFENNFRIVALENRGIWSASAPPPQLHWNTHADDMIALLNHRRRTKQDTAPVVAIGHSIGGTVSAIAASKRPDLFRALILVDPAGPPGRHIWRLPPAILRRMMRNHKLVTSAKNRRNQWDSVEHFHTSMRSKSVYKTFTEQAMREYAHSALKQDDQNQFQLRYDPRWEAQNFCSTFAPWSALKKIQVPTLLLRAEQSYMHPLDHFRHLTKNLPANVETGTIPHVGHMAIQEDPTGLFAMCQTWLNRQGICDE, from the coding sequence ATGCTGATCGAACAACATGAAGATTTTGGCCGCGGCAAGGCAAGCTACTACGAAAGCGAGAGTAACGCAGCCACCTCTCCACCACGGCCTACGCTGCACTTTTCAGCCGCAAACGGTTTCTCAGTTGCTGCTTACCAGCATTTTTTAGACCAATTTGAGAACAACTTCCGAATAGTTGCCCTGGAGAATCGCGGCATCTGGTCAGCGAGTGCACCGCCGCCACAGCTTCATTGGAACACTCACGCCGACGATATGATCGCGCTACTGAACCACCGTCGTCGCACTAAACAGGATACCGCCCCAGTCGTGGCCATCGGGCATTCCATTGGGGGGACGGTTTCCGCCATTGCCGCCAGCAAACGACCCGATCTATTTCGCGCGCTGATCCTGGTGGACCCCGCCGGCCCACCCGGCCGCCACATTTGGCGGCTGCCGCCAGCCATATTGAGGCGCATGATGCGCAACCACAAACTGGTAACGTCCGCAAAAAATCGGCGCAACCAATGGGACTCGGTGGAGCACTTCCACACCAGTATGCGAAGCAAATCGGTTTACAAAACCTTCACCGAACAGGCTATGCGAGAATACGCCCATTCCGCGCTGAAGCAGGATGACCAGAATCAGTTTCAGTTGCGTTACGACCCGCGCTGGGAGGCCCAGAACTTCTGCTCCACCTTTGCACCCTGGTCGGCATTGAAGAAAATTCAGGTCCCGACTTTACTGCTGCGCGCAGAGCAATCTTACATGCACCCATTGGATCACTTTCGACACCTGACAAAGAACCTGCCCGCCAACGTCGAGACTGGCACGATACCTCACGTCGGTCACATGGCGATTCAGGAGGACCCAACAGGGCTGTTCGCCATGTGTCAGACCTGGCTAAACCGGCAAGGCATCTGTGATGAATAG
- a CDS encoding DUF3348 family protein: MNQIQASLAESPSRLFSSALEVGLIEVNRAEGGIAEALGRLIDLSDSIALAEALRALARRSPKMEAQPVGDTDAVAHFMNVRGEILAAVASSFAADDTAPFLLPRADRDTLHDPQTGYSPFQRFYQLHQSEMERQIAGLRHFLRQTLAARSPRLAQLASLDKVVAEPLAEHTRRLLAGLPRGLGKRFAALRDDYLQSCPEAEVGDVDRWLEPGGWLQRFITEMQNLLLAELDFRLLPALGLLEAMEEEESPKR; the protein is encoded by the coding sequence ATGAATCAGATTCAAGCCTCGCTTGCGGAAAGCCCCTCACGCTTGTTTTCCAGTGCGCTGGAGGTCGGGCTTATTGAGGTGAATCGCGCTGAAGGGGGCATAGCCGAGGCGCTGGGACGGTTGATCGACCTGTCTGACTCCATTGCCTTGGCCGAGGCGTTGCGAGCATTGGCTCGGCGTTCTCCGAAAATGGAAGCGCAACCCGTCGGTGACACAGATGCGGTCGCGCACTTTATGAATGTCAGGGGTGAAATTTTGGCCGCCGTCGCCAGTAGCTTTGCGGCGGATGATACTGCGCCATTCTTGTTACCTCGTGCCGATCGGGACACCTTGCATGACCCGCAGACGGGGTACTCCCCCTTTCAGCGGTTTTATCAGCTGCATCAAAGTGAGATGGAGCGGCAAATAGCCGGCTTGCGTCACTTTCTGCGTCAGACGCTGGCAGCCCGCTCACCGCGACTGGCGCAGCTGGCGAGCTTGGACAAGGTCGTTGCCGAACCCTTGGCGGAGCACACCCGCCGTCTGCTTGCCGGGTTGCCGCGAGGTTTGGGCAAGCGCTTTGCCGCGTTGCGCGATGATTACCTCCAGTCCTGCCCTGAGGCAGAGGTGGGCGATGTTGATCGTTGGTTGGAGCCAGGTGGTTGGCTGCAGCGTTTTATCACCGAGATGCAGAATTTGTTGCTGGCAGAATTAGACTTCCGCCTGCTTCCGGCATTGGGCTTGTTGGAGGCGATGGAAGAAGAGGAATCCCCGAAACGATGA